The Diceros bicornis minor isolate mBicDic1 chromosome 15, mDicBic1.mat.cur, whole genome shotgun sequence genome has a window encoding:
- the LOC131415000 gene encoding LOW QUALITY PROTEIN: uncharacterized protein LOC131415000 (The sequence of the model RefSeq protein was modified relative to this genomic sequence to represent the inferred CDS: substituted 1 base at 1 genomic stop codon), which produces PGVYPEIEPPPEWPPFSPPPYPSPAPGSQSGRRATGSGPSAGTRSRRGATPDGPDTTVALPLREYGAPAGPNQLSPLQYWPFSSSDLYNWKNNHPPFSENPAGLTALIESLMFSHQPTWDDCQQLLQALFTTEERERITQEARKNIRGTNGQPATIAEAEEGFPHNRPNWDYNTAEGRGSLSAYRRALVAGLRGAARRPTNLAKVREIQQGPTEPPSVFLERLMEAYRRYTPFDPSSEGQKASVIMAFIGQSAPDIKRRLQRLEGLQDYDLRDVIKEAEKVYHKRESEEEKRERERREAEEREDRRDRRREKKLTKILAAVIKATGPDHRQSGNLGNAPRPGSRRRQPLDKDQCAYCKERGHWARECPKKRATPKVLSLGEDEEXRGRGSGPLPEPRVTLTVEGTPMSFLIDTGAEYSVLKQPLGKLKTKKTLVVGATGQKQYSWTTSRTVDLGKGRVSHSFLVIPECPTPLLGRDLLTKLKAQIDFAQPRPTVSWSAPTTMILALELEEEYRLHQQPKPRARLNTDKWLIEFPTAWAETGGLGTATRIPPVVIDLKAGALPIRVRQYPISKEAREGIRPHIQRLLQQGILVPCQSPWNTPLLPVKKPGTNDYRPVQDLREVNKRVQDLHPTVPNPYNLLSSLPPSRKWYTVLDLKDAFFCLRLHPKSQLLFAFEWRDPDMGIVGQLTWTRLPQGFKNSPTLFDEALHRDLTDYRVKNPQVTLLQYVDDLLLAAETPGDCEEGTKRLLAELGELGYRASKKRHSCARKK; this is translated from the coding sequence cccggggtctaccctgagattgagcctcctcccgaatggccccctttctcgcctcccccttacccctcccccgctccaggatcgcaatcaggacggagggcgactggctcgggtccctccgctggaacccgaagccgccgcggagccactccggacgggcctgataccacggtggcgctcccgctaagagagtatggagctcctgcggggcccaaccagctgtcacccctccagtactggcctttctcttcctcagacctgtataactggaaaaataaccatccccccttttcagaaaaccccgccggattaaccgccctgatagagtccctaatgttttcccatcagcccacttgggatgactgtcaacagctcttacaggcactcttcaccacggaggagagagaaagaatcacacaggaagcaagaaagaatatccgaggcaccaacgggcagccggcaacgatagctgaggcggaagaagggtttccgcacaaccgacccaattgggactataacacggctgaaggtaggggGTCGCTGTCCGCTTAccgccgggctctagtggcgggtctccggggagccgcaaggcggcccaccaatttggctaaggtaagagagattcAGCAAGGACCCACTGAACCCCCCTCCGTTTTtctagaacgattgatggaggcttaccgcaggtacACGCCCTTTGATCCGTCCTCGGAAGGGCagaaggcctctgtcattatggcctttattggacagtcaGCCCCAGATATAAAgaggagattacaaaggctagaggGGCTGCAAGACTACGACCTGCGGGACGTaataaaggaggctgaaaaggtgtatcataaaagggagagtgaagaggaaaagcgagagagagagagaagggaggctgaggagagggaagacaggagagacaggagacgagaaaaaaaactaactaaaatactggccgcagtgataaaagcgacagggccagatcacagacagtcagggaacctgggcaacgccccacgaccaggctcaCGCAGACGGCAACCCTTggacaaggaccaatgtgcctattgtaaggagagaggacactgggcaagggaatgccCCAAGAAAAGGGCCACACCCAAGGTGTTGTCTTTAGGAGAGGACGAAGAATAGCGGGGACGGGGCTCGGGCCCCCTCCCCGAGCCTAGGGTAACCCTAACTGTTGAGGGGACCCCTATGAGTTTTCTGATTGATACTGGGGCTGAATATTCAGTACTGAAGCAacctttggggaaattaaaaactaaaaagactCTGGTTGTTGGAGCCACTGGGCAGAAACAATACTCATGGACTACTTCCCGGACAGTGGACTTGGGGAAAGGAAGGGTGTCCCATTCCTTCCTAGTGATTCCTGAATGCCCGACCCCGTTGCTAGGTCGAGACCTTTTAACCAAACTGAAAGCTCAAATAGATTTTGCTCAACCTCGGCCTACAGTATCCTGGTCCGCACCTACTACTATGATATTGGCCTTGGAGCTAGAGGAAGAATATCGGCTCCATCAGCAGCCTAAGCCTAGAGCTCGGCTCAATACCGATAAGTGGCTGATCGAATTTCCAACGGCATGGGCTGAAACCGGGGGACTAGGGACGGCTACGAGAATTCCCCCAGTCGTGATAGATCTTAAGGCCGGAGCCCTCCCGATAAGGGTGCGTCAATACCCAATAAGCAAAGAGGCCAGAGAAGGAATCCGCCCCCATATCCAGAGGCTGCTCCAACAAGGAATCCTGGTTCCTTGCCagtctccttggaacaccccgctcctgcctgtaaaaaagcctggaactaatgattataggccggtccaggatttgagaGAAGTAAATAAGAGAGTGCAGGATTTACACCCTACCGTGCCAAACCCATATAacctactcagctccctccccccatcacgaaAATGGTACACTGTcttggacctgaaagatgcattcttctgtctaCGGCTTCACCCAAaaagccaattactttttgctttcgagtggcgcgaccctgatatggggatcgTTGGACAACTGACTTGGACGAGACTACCTCAAGGTTTTAAAAACTCCCCTACCCTGTTTGATGAAGCCCTCCACAGGGACTTGACTGATtatagggttaaaaaccctcaagtgactcttttacagtatgtagatgatctactgttggcggcggaaaccccgggagactgtgaAGAAGGgaccaagcgcctcctggccgagttgggtgagttgggaTACCGGGCGTCGAAAAAAAGGCACAGTTGTGCCAGGAAAAAGTAG